DNA sequence from the Geobacter sp. AOG2 genome:
GGGCCTGACCGGCACGGCGATCTCCGGTACCCTGCGGGTAGGGTTGACGGTCGGCTTCATGGGGGGACTGACCACCTTTTCCACCTTCAGTTATGAGACCTTCAAGCTGCTGGAGGACGGCCAGTTCGGGGTGGCGTTCGTGAATGTCCTGGCGAACGTGGCGGTCTGCCTGGTCTTTACGTGGCTCGGTATTTTTACCATCCGTTCGATTTCGTAGGGGAGGCG
Encoded proteins:
- the crcB gene encoding fluoride efflux transporter CrcB; this translates as MKTAATIALFCAGGGLARYYLSGWVYGFLGRAFPYGTLAVNVVGAYLIGLVMELGLTGTAISGTLRVGLTVGFMGGLTTFSTFSYETFKLLEDGQFGVAFVNVLANVAVCLVFTWLGIFTIRSIS